Part of the Aurantiacibacter aquimixticola genome, CAGGCGATTTGAGCGAAACCGGGCAAGCGGATTGTCCGGGTCCGCAATATCGAGCGTCGCCACCTGCCAGAACAGGTGCAGCGCGGCGGGAGCAAGAGCCAGCAGTGCCACCACATCGCTCCGCAACAGCCAGAAAGCGAATGCCCAAAGGCCTATCGCCAGCGCGTAGAACATCGCAACGCCAGCCTTGACCCTGCCGCCCAACCGCAAGGCCGAACTCTTTATGCCGACCAGCGCGTCATCTTCCCGGTCCTGCAGCGCGTAGATGGTGTCGTAACCGACGGTCCAGAACACCGCGCCGGCATAAAGCGCCAGCATGGCCCCGAGATTGTCGGCCCGCAGCGCCGTCCAGCCGACGAGCACGCCCCAGTTGAAGACGAGCCCCAGCCACGCCTGCGGCCACCACGTGATCCGCTTCATGAAGGGATAGGCGGTAACCATCGCGAGACTGCCGAGTGCCACAAGCTGTGCCGTCAGCCGCAGCTGAAGCAAGACGACGAGACCAATCAGGCACAGCGTCACCAACCAGCCCCACGCCGCCCGCTTGCTTACTCGACCGCTGGCGATAGGCCGGGCGGCGGTGCGGGCCACCCTTCGATCCAGATCGGCATCGACGATATCGTTATAGACGCATCCCGCAGCGCGCATGGCGATGGCACCCAGAAGGAGCCATCCGATCAGCGCCCACTGAAAGCCCGCGCCGGTCAGCCACACACCCCATGCGCATGGCCAGAAAAGCAGCCACCAGCCGATCGGTCGATCGAAGCGACCCAGCAAGGCATAATCGCGCAGCGGCTGCGGCAGGCGCTCGGCGAGCGACTTATGCTGGCTGTCGGGCGTGATTGTCTCGGCGGTCACGGCTTGCCTGTTAGCGGCGCTTGCCCCTAGTGCCTAGCCATGCCCGCCACGCCAGCCTGGCCTCCTCGCTCCGCGCCGCGCCTATTCGTCGAGGACGAACTTGCCGCGGAGCGCACCATCGCCGTGGAGGGCAACCAGGCCAATTACCTCGCCCGCGTGATGCGCGTGGGTGAGGGGGACGCGGTCATTCTGTGCGACGACATTAGCGGTGAATGGACGGCACGGGTGGCCGAGGTCGGCAAGCGGCGCGTCGATTTGCGAGTCGAGCAGCGTTTGCGGGAGCGCGAAGCGGTGCCCGATTTGTGGCTTTGCCCGGCACTGCTGAAGAAAGATCGCTTCGATCTCGTGCTTGAGAAAGCGACAGAGCTGGGGGCCGCGCGCATTCAGCCCGTGCTGACCCGGCGCTGCGTTGCGGACAAGCTCAATCCCGATCGCGCGCGCAGCATCGTCACCGAAGCGGCCGAGCAATGCGCCCGCACCGCATTGCCGAAGCTTGGCGAGGTGACCAGGCTCGACGCGCTGCTGCGGGACTGGCCGAAGGACCGCACGCTCTTCTTCGCCGACGAGCAGGGCGGCGAGGCTGCCGCAGGAGCATTCCCCGAAGCGGGAGAGCCAGCCGCGCTACTGATCGGCCCGGAAGGCGGCTTCGACGATAGCGAGCGCGCCGCTATCCGCGCTTTGCCGCAGGCCCGCGCCATCACGCTCGGCCCGCGTATCCTTCGCGGAGAGACAGCCGCCATGGCCGCGATGGCTCTCTGGATGGGTGTCGCAGGGGACTGGGCGAAGCGCGCTTAGGGCGCTGCCAGGAAAAATTTGCGTGACGCGCGGCAAGGCCGTCGCCTAAGCGCCTGCTCCATGAGGAATTGCCGATGAGCACACGCACCACATCCTCCGGCGAGGAACCCCGCATCCAAAGTCGCGACCAATTGGTCGAACCGATGCAGAAGGGCGAGAAACCCAAGAGCGATTGGCGCATCGGCACCGAGCATGAAAAGCTCGTCTACAAGACCACTGACCACCGCGCCCCCTCCTATGGCGAGGATGGCGGCATCCGCGATATCCTGATGTCCATGCGCTGTTTCGGCTGGGAGCCGGTCGAGGAGGCCGGACCGGACGGCAAAGTGGACGTCATCGCCATGTCGGGGGCCGACGGAACGATCAGCCTCGAACCGGCTGGCCAGCTGGAACTGTCGGGTGCGGCGGTGGAAACGCTCCATCAGACCTGCGCCGAAACCGGTCGCCACCTCACACAGGTCAAAAGCGTCGGAGAAGACTGCAAGATCGGCTTTCTGGGCCTGGGCATGTGGCCGGACAAGACACGCAACGATCTGCCGGTCATGCCGAAACAGCGCTACGCCATCATGATGCGGCACATGCCCACGGTCGGCAATCTCGGGCTCGACATGATGCTGCGAACCTGTACCATTCAGGTTAATCTGGATTACAGTTCAGAGGCCGATATGGCGAAAAAGTTCCGCACGGGCCTGGCTCTGCAGCCCTTGGCGACGGCGCTTTTCGCCAATTCGCCATTCACCGAAGGCAAGCCCAACGGCTTTCTTTCCTATCGCAGTCATATCTGGACCGATACCGATCCGCATCGCACGGGCATGCTGCCTTTCGTGTTCGAGGATGATTTTGGCTACGAACGCTGGGTCGATTACATGCTCGACGTGCCGATGTATTTCGTCTTCCGCGACGGCAAATATATCGACGCTGCCGGCCAGAGTTTCCGCGATTTCCTTCGAGGGGAGCTTCCCGCGCTGCCGGGCGAGCTGCCTACGCAAAGCGACTGGTGGGATCATCTTTCCACCGCCTTTCCGGAAGTGCGCCTGAAGAGCTTTCTCGAAATGCGCGGCGCCGACGGTGGTCCGTGGAATCGCATCTGCGCGCTGCCCGCATTCTGGGTCGGCCTGCTTTATGACAATGCCGCGCTCGATGCCGCCTGGGATCTGGTCAAGGACTGGTCGATGGAAGAGCGCGAGGCGCTGCGCAATGCCGTGCCGAAACAAGCGCTGGGCGCGCCGATCCCGGGTGGCCGCACGCTGCGCGATCTGGCGAGCGAAGTGCTCGACATCGCCCATGCCGGGCTGGCAGCGCGAGCGCGCCTCAATTCGATGGGCGACAACGAAACCGGCTTTCTCGGCCCGCTCCGCCGCATCGTCGAAAGCGGCAAAGTCCCTGCACAAGTGCTGCTCGACAAGTTTCACGGCGAATGGGGCGGCGATATCTCGCGCATTTACAAAGAGAGCTTTTAAGCGAGGAGCGCACCTCGCTGCGGCGGAGCGGGGTTCGGGCGCTCCTGCGGCTCCCGCGTCCTTTCCCGTGGATTGCGCGGCGGCGGAAATAGCGGTTCGCGCGGCACGATCTCATTCATGGTCCGCCTCCTCGAAACCGTTCACCCGTCCGACACGAGCAGCGAGGTTAAGCTGTTTCAAGATGGCAAGTCCTTCTTCCAAAGCATTGCTTCTGCAGCGATCCGTCTGCTGCTGAAACAGCGCAGCGAATCGCGACTTGCACACTCATGCAACCTCAAGCTAAGTTGAGGTCAAGCCTTATCCGGAAATTGCAGGAGCGCGCAGCATGGCCGCACCGAGTCTCATCACGATCGGTCATCTTGCCAAACGGACCGGCGTCGCCGTGTCGGCATTGCGTTTCTACGAGGAGAAGGGGCTGCTCGATCCGATCCGCACGGCAGGGAACCAGCGACGATATCTGCGGGGCGATATCCGCAGGGTCAGCTTTATCCTCATCGCGCAAAAACTTGGACTGGGGCTGGGAGAGATCGAGGCGCATCTGGCGAACCTGCCGCATGGCCGCAATCCGACCGTTGCCGACTGGCAGAAGATCAGTCGCGCCATGCGCGCGCAGATCGACGCGCGCATCAACCTGCTCACGCGGACGCGCAGTCAGCTGGACCAGTGCATTGGCTGCGGCTGCCTCAGCCTGACCAAATGCCAACTCTACAACAAGGACGACAAGCTGGGCCTGAAAGGCCCAGGCCCGCGCGCGGTGCTGGATTAAATTTGCGAACTAGCCCGAATGGCAATCGGGGCAGCAGGTCTGGCAGCCTTCGACCTGGTCGAAATGCTCCTTTGCATGATCCATGGCGGTTTCGCATTTCGCGAAATCGCCGAGTGCCTTGCGATTGTCCTCATTGGGCAGGAACTGGCATTCTTCCGAATGCACGACATGGTCGCCTCGATCGTTCGCCTCCGATTTCACGTAGTAATGCGCCATGCCTGTCTCCTCTCATGCGTGTGAGGGGGCAATGGGCGAAGCCCGAGCGCGGTTCCCTATTCCGCCGCCAAAGCTTCCGCTTCGCCAAGGTCCACGCTGACGAGACGCGAGATGCCTTTTTCGACCATCGTCACGCCGAACAGGCGATGCATCCGGCTCATGGTGACGGCGTTGTGGGTGACGATGAGGTAACGCGTCCTGGTTTCGCGAACCATGCTGTCGAGAAGGTCGCAGAAACGCTCGATATTGGCATCGTCGAGTGGCGCGTCGACCTCGTCCAGCACGCAAATAGGAGCTGGATTGGTTAGGAATAACGCAAATATCAATGCCGTTGCGGTTAGCGCCTGTTCGCCCCCCGATAACAGGCTGAGCGATTGCAGGCGCTTGCCCGGCGGCTGCGCATAGATCTCAAGTCCCGCTTCCAGCGGATCGTCGGAATCGATCATTGCGAGATGCGCCTGTCCGCCTTCGAAAAGGCGGCTGAACAACTCTCGAAAGTGGCCGTCGACTTCCTCGAACGCGGCGCGAAGCCGTTCGCGGCCTTCGCGGTTGAGATTGCCGATGCTGCCGCGCAGCCTGCTGACCGCTTCGGCCAGTTCGGCCTGTTCCTCGGCGCTGCTGCCGTGCTCCTGCTCGATCCGCGCCAACTCGTCCGCTGCGACGAGATTTACCGGCCCGATGCGCTCGCGACTGGCGGTGAGCCGGTCCATCTCTTCGCTCTCGAGCCCGGAATTCTTCACCGCGTCCTCATCGAAGTCGAACCGGCCTGGGAGCATCGAGGGGGGCGCCTGGAATCGCTCGCCGGAAATCCGCGCCATTTCCTCGCGGCGCTGCTCCTCGTTCTCGGCGCGCGCGGAAAGCGTGGCGCGCTGCTCTCGCGTGGCGGACAGCGCCTCGTTCAGATCCGACAGTGCGGCTTCGGCCTCGCGTGCTTCGCTTTCGGACGCGCGCACGGCCTCTTCGGCCTTGGCGAGCTCTTCGCCCAGCCGCTTGCGCACTGCCTCGCCGCCTTCGATCTCTTTCATCAGCCCTTCGGGCTTGGCCGCGATGACGGCACGCTCCTCGGCGATTTCCTCGAAGCGGGCGGCCATGCCGGCAAGGCGACTGGCGGCATCGCCCGCGCGCGCCTGCCAGCCCTTGATATCCGACCGCTGCGCCGCCACCCGCTCGCGCAGCACGGCGAGCGACTGGTCATGCGCGGCGAGCGCGGCATTGGCGGCCTGGACGCTCTCGCGCGCGGCTTCATGCCTGGCGCGTGCGGCATCGAGCGCGGCGCGGCCCGTTTCGGGATCGGGCAGCTCGGTCAGCTTCGCCCTGGCCCCGGCGAGCTCCGCTTCGGCGGCCTCGCGCTGTCCGGCCTGATCGGCCAGCGCGGCTGCTTGCTCTTCACGGCGTGTGGCGAGGCGATCGCGCCGTGCTTCGGTCTGATCGAGTGTCCGCAAGGCCTGCCGCTCCGCATCGGCGGCCTCGGCCAGCGCCCGCTCGCGCGCGACCAGATCGGTCTGGAGCGCGGCAAGCGCATCGTGCGCCTCACGCTGCGTGGCCTCGGCTTTTTCCGAGGCGGCTCGCAGATCGGGAAGGTGCTTCTCCAGCTCGGCAAGGCGGTTGTCACGCTCCAGCCGCGCCGCTTCCGCAGCGCCTTCGCCGCGCGCGACGAAACCGTCCCAGCGGCGCAACAGACCGTCCTTGCTGACGAGCCATTCGCCAGGTGAAAGGGTGCGGCCATCGTCTGCCTCAACGACGTGCACCAGGGCGAGGCGCGCCTGTAATTCCGGCGGGCAATCGCGCAAATGCTTCGCCAGACTGTCCGTGACGGGCGAGGGCGTGGCAGACCCGGTCCAGAAACGTCCTTCAGCCTTCCCATCGGGCGAGCCAAGTGGCGATTTGGCATCGCGGCCCAGCGCGGCAGCGAGCGCCCGCTCAAAGCCCGGTTCCGCCGAGACCCGATCGAGCGCGGCGGGCAAGCCGTGCTTGTTGGACTTCTGCCGCTCGCGCGCCTGCCGATCGCGGTCGAGCGCCTGAAATTCACGCTCCACGCCAGCCAGTTCGGCTCGGGCAGTCGATAGCGACGCCGCCGCCGCATCGCGGGCCTCGGTCAGCGCGTCCTTCCGTGCGCGTTCCGTTTCGAGCTCGCTCCGCAGGCTGAACAACTTGTCCTGCGCCGAAACAACGGCAGCCTGCGCGTCAGCCACTTCCCTTTCGGGATCGCTTTCGCCAGTCAGCGCCTCCTGCTGTTCGGCGATGCGCCGGGCTTCACCGTCGAGCCGTTCCAGCCGCGCCTCGGCCTGGGCTATTTCGGATTGTGCCACGCGCCAATCCGCTTCGACGCCCGCGTGATCCGCCGTCGCTTTTGCCAGTGCCAGTTCCGCCGCGCGACCCGCGCGCTCCGCGTCCTCCACCTTTGCTGCCAGATCGGGGCGCGCGGCTTCATCCGCCTCCAGCACCTTCTCGCCCTCGGCGAGCGCAGCTTCCAGCTGCTTCAGCGCCTTCGCCGCATCCTGCGTCATGCGGTCGGCCTCGAAGCGATCCTCTTCCAGCCGTTCCTTCTGCCGGTCGAGATCCTTCAGCCGCTGCTCTGCCGCTTCCAGCTGGCTGGCAAGAGCGGCCATGCGGTGGCCATGCGCGCTTGCATCGTCGCGGCGATCGGCAAGTTCGTCGCGCAGTTCGGCGAGCCGCGCGGCAAGCTTGTGCTGTGCGGCCTGCGCCGCCTTTGCGGTTTGCTGCGCGCCCGCGACCTTCTCGTCCGCTTCCTTGGCTTGGGCGCGCGCTGCTTCCGCCGCAGATGCGGCATCGCGCCAGCGCGCAAACAGCAGCCGCGCCTCCGCCATGCGGATGTCGTCGGTCAGTTTCTTGTACCGTTCGGCCTGCTTAGCCTGCCGCTTGAGCGAGGCCATCTGCGTGTCGAGCCCGGCCATCAGATCCTCGAGCCGTTCGAGGTTCTTTTCCGTGCTGCGCAATTTCGATTCCGCGTCGCGGCGGCGGACGTGGAGGCCCGCAATTCCCGCAGCCTCTTCCAGCATCATTCGCCGCTCGGTCGGCTTGGCGGCGATTACCTGCGCGATCTTTCCCTGGCTGACGAGAGCGGGTGAATGCGCGCCGGTGGCCGCATCGGCGAAGATAAGCGATATGTCCTTCGCCCGCACGTCGCTGCCGTTCAAGCGATAGGCGCTGCCCGCGCCGCGCTCGATCCGGCGCGTGACGTCGAGCGGTTCGCCCTTATCGTCTTTCGCATGTAGCACCACTTCGGCAAAATCGCGCGGCGGTCGGCCGGCCGTGCCCGCGAAGATGACGTCCTCCATCCCGCCCGATCGCATGGATTTGGGCGAGTTCTCGCCCATCACCCAGCGAATGGCTTCCAGCAGGTTGGACTTGCCGCAGCCATTCGGGCCGACGACACCCGTCAGCCCCGGTTCTATGCGCAGTTCGGAAGGCTCGACGAAGCTCTTGAAGCCGCTCAGCCTGAGCTTGCGGAACTCCATGCCTCGTCGCCCCCGCGCTCTCTTACTCGCTCCGGGCGCCGGCGCGCTGGAGCACGGGTTCGAGAACGTCCCAGGTGGTTCCGTCCACCCGATTGCCATTGACAAAGAAAGTCGGCGTACCCGTTACGCCGAGCTCATCCGCCGTGGTGTTGGTGCGCTCGCTCAAACCCTGGACGGCATCCGCATCGGCAAGGCAGGTGGCGGCCTGGTTGCGACTGATCCCGCGCGAGGCGAAGAAGTCGAGCAGCCCTGTCTCGCTCGCCACGGCGACCCAGCGCTGGTTTTCGGGCAGGTTCTCCACCCCTTCGAGCTGCGCGCTCTGCACGCCCGTCATCACCGTGTCGAAATTGGTCCAGACCTGATCCGCCAGCGGGTGGAAGATCTCGTCCGGCCCACAGCGCACGATGCTGCTGATCGTGGTATCGATTCCGTTGCGATCGAAATTGCGCAGCTCGAAGGATACGAGGCCGGTATTGACGTAGTCTTCCTTCAACTCGTCGACGCCGTTCTGAACGAAGCTGGCACAGGCACCGCAAGTGAAGGAGCCGTATTCGATCAGCTTGATCGGCGCGTCGGGATTGCCCAGCAGATACCCCTCTTCGTCCGTTGCCTGTACCAAATCGGTCCATTGCTGGCCCTCCGGTGCAGCGATCGGATCGAGCGCTTCGCCTTCGGCAACCTCTCCACCTTCGGCATCGCCATTGCAGGCGGCCAGGCCCAGCGAGAGCGGGGCGGCGATAAGGGCGAGGGCGATACGGCGTGAGGCGTTCATGTCAGGGTCTTTCCGTCACTTTGCGAACCGGCAGGTTAGACATTGCAGGGCGAAAGCCGAAAGCGCCGCGGCTCGCAGGATGGCGCTTTTGCACAGGCTTGTCCCCATTTAGGCGGGTCTAGCCGCCTTCCAAGACGGTTTCGGCAGGCAAATTGGTCAGCAAAGGACGCAGGGCGAGCCAATTGTGCACTCCGTCGATCAGCTGTCCGTTCAGGACGAAGCTGGGTGTGCCGGGCACATTGTACTGCGCCGCGCCCGCTTGAGAGGCCGCGACGATGGCATCCGCCGCTGCCCGATCGGACAGGCACGCATCGAGCTCGCTGCGCAAATAGCCGCGCCGCTCCATGATGTCGTACCAGCCGAGGTCGCCTGCGATCGCGCGCATCCGCTGTCCGAAATCGCCGCCATTCCAGCGCTGCTGCCGCTGCGGAGAGACGTCTCGGCCGCGCGCCAGCCAGTCCTCCTGCGAGGCCAGCATGGTGCGATGATTGGCGAAGAATTTGTCTTCCGGCCCGCATTCGGTCGCCAGCGCGGCGGCAACGTCCACGATATTGCGAATCATGTGGCGCATTTCCAGCGCGGCGCGCCCCTCATGGACGAGGAAATAGCGCAGCTCCGCCTCGCTATCGCGCTCGAACGTGGCGCAGTGCGGGCAGGTGTAGCTACTGAACACGATAAGCTGGGTATCGGCATCCGGATTGCCAACGCGGTGGCCGCCGCCATCGGTCGCGGAGAAAGTCGCGTTCCAGTTCTGCGCTGCCGCAGGGATCGCGGGCATTGCTATGGCGGCAAGCAGGGCCAGGGCCATGCGGATCATCTAGGTTTCTTCCTCTTTGTTCGCCACACTGCGGGCGAGCGATTCCAGCACCGCGCGCAGTTCCGGGTCTCCGATATCGCGCAAGCCTTCGCCAAGGTCCATCGGGATGGGCTTGAGAGAAGGGGGCGCGGCGCGTTTTTCTCCAGCAGGAGGCGGCTTAACCGCGCCTTGCCGGATCTTGACCTTCGCCACCGCCTTGTAGCCGAAAAAGCGGTTCACCCGCTCCATGATTTCCGGGATCACATGCTGGATCAGCGGCGCATGGGCGGGCGCGACGACGAGCTGCATGATGCCGTCGCTTTTTTCGCCGGGCGGAAAACGGATGCTTTCGGGCGTGCAGACCTTGGCATGATGCGGCCCGACGATCTCCGGCCAGCGGGTGACGACGCTGGACTGAACGAAGCCGAACCGGCGAAAGGCTGCGCGCCCGATCTGCGGGACCAGCTCGGCGACGGGCTTTGCCGGGCCGCCACGCGGGCGGCGGTAAGGCTTTGCCTTGCCCTTCGCGCCGTCTTTCGCAGGCGCACGCGGGGTCTTCCCCGATTTCGGTTTGTCGTCGCGTTCCATGAGAGGCGCCCTCATGCCATAGGCGCGGTGTGTCCGCCACCGTCTCAGACCTGCTTCTCGACTGGTATGACAGCCACGCCCGCGCGCTGCCTTGGCGTGCGCCGCCCGGTGCTTCGCCGACGGATGCCTATCGCGTCTGGCTGTCCGAAGTGATGCTGCAACAGACGACGGTTGCGGCGGTGAAACCGTATTTCACCAAGTTCACCGAAATCTGGCCCGATGTGCAGGCGCTCGCCGCCGCGCCGGAGGACGAGGTGATGGCCGCATGGGCGGGCCTCGGCTACTATTCGCGTGCTCGCAATCTGGTGAAAGCCGCGCGGGCGGTGGCCGAAATGGGTGGCTTTCCCGAAACGGAGGCGGAGCTCCGCAAGCTGCCGGGGCTGGGCGAGTATACCGCTGCCGCTGTCGCCGCGATTGCGTTCGGCCAGCGCGCTGTGGTGGTCGATGCCAATGTCGAGCGAGTGGTCGCTCGGCTGTTCGCCATTGAGCAACCACTGCCCGGTGCGCGCAAGGCGATCCGCGAAAAAGCCGATGCGATCACGCCGGATAAACGCGCGGGCGATTTCGCGCAGGCGATGATGGACCTAGGCTCGAGCATCTGCACCGCGCGAGATGCGAAATGCCTGCTATGTCCGCTGGCGTCGAAATGCGAAGGGCGGGCGAGCGGGGATCCATTGCGGCTGCCGGTAAAGGCGAAAAAAAAGGCGAAGCCGCAGCGCAGCGGCACTGCCTTCTGGATAGAGCGGGATGGCGCGGTTTGGCTGATCAAACGGCCCGGCAAGGGGATGCTCGCGGGCATGCGCGCGCTGCCCGACGACGGCTGGAGCGCGCGCAAGGATGGCGACGGCGAAGCGCCGGTCGAAGGCGCCTGGAAAGCAGCGGGCGTGGTGCGCCACGGCTTCACCCATGCCGATCTCGAACTCGGCGTTGCTGTCTATGCGGGCGATTCCAAGCCGCAGGGCACGGGCGAATGGTGGCCGCTCGACCGGCTCGACGATGCGGGCCTGCCGACCCTTTTCGCCAAGGCGGCGCGGCTGGTGCTCGCCGCTAGATGAAACCGCCGCCCAGGATCAGGCGAATCGCGGCGATTGCAGCGATGATCAGGCAGAAGTTGCGGCCTGAATTGCTGCTGGAGAGCTGCCCTATGACGATGCCCACGACGACCAGCGGCAGAGCGAACCAATTGCCCCAGCCGAGAAACGGAATCTGCGAGGGTATGACGATGACGAGCGAAAGCAGGCCGATGAGGATAGAGACGACGTTCAGCATGCGTTATAGATAGATAACACAGTGGCGTTTCGCAACCTTGCTGTGCCACCCGGCGCTGCCTAGGTTCGACAGCTTACGGCCAGGCCGCATTCCCAGCAGGACACCCCCCCGATGTTTTCCGATCTCGTCTCCACCCCCCTATCCCGTCGCACCACAATTCGCGGCGGCATCGCTCTTGGCGCGGGGATGGCTGCAACCACGCTGCCACTGGGCGCGCCTGCTTTCGCGCAGAGCGCTTCTGCCGCAGGGCGCTGGCCTTCCGTTGCGCAGTTCATCGACAGTTATGTCGATACGCGAAAGGTCGCAGGCATGGTGGCGGCGATGGGCTTTGGCCAGCGCGCCCCGGACTTCCTGTCGGAAGGCGCGCGGACATTCGGCGGCGCGGATGCGGTCGGCCCAGACACGCTGTTTCGCATCTATTCCATGACCAAACCGATCACCGGCATGGCGGTGATGATGCTGGTGGATGAGGGCGCGCT contains:
- the ubiA gene encoding 4-hydroxybenzoate octaprenyltransferase, with the protein product MTAETITPDSQHKSLAERLPQPLRDYALLGRFDRPIGWWLLFWPCAWGVWLTGAGFQWALIGWLLLGAIAMRAAGCVYNDIVDADLDRRVARTAARPIASGRVSKRAAWGWLVTLCLIGLVVLLQLRLTAQLVALGSLAMVTAYPFMKRITWWPQAWLGLVFNWGVLVGWTALRADNLGAMLALYAGAVFWTVGYDTIYALQDREDDALVGIKSSALRLGGRVKAGVAMFYALAIGLWAFAFWLLRSDVVALLALAPAALHLFWQVATLDIADPDNPLARFRSNRLAGALVAAACFVVGNAGG
- the soxR gene encoding redox-sensitive transcriptional activator SoxR; the encoded protein is MAAPSLITIGHLAKRTGVAVSALRFYEEKGLLDPIRTAGNQRRYLRGDIRRVSFILIAQKLGLGLGEIEAHLANLPHGRNPTVADWQKISRAMRAQIDARINLLTRTRSQLDQCIGCGCLSLTKCQLYNKDDKLGLKGPGPRAVLD
- a CDS encoding DsbA family protein yields the protein MIRMALALLAAIAMPAIPAAAQNWNATFSATDGGGHRVGNPDADTQLIVFSSYTCPHCATFERDSEAELRYFLVHEGRAALEMRHMIRNIVDVAAALATECGPEDKFFANHRTMLASQEDWLARGRDVSPQRQQRWNGGDFGQRMRAIAGDLGWYDIMERRGYLRSELDACLSDRAAADAIVAASQAGAAQYNVPGTPSFVLNGQLIDGVHNWLALRPLLTNLPAETVLEGG
- a CDS encoding 16S rRNA (uracil(1498)-N(3))-methyltransferase, yielding MPATPAWPPRSAPRLFVEDELAAERTIAVEGNQANYLARVMRVGEGDAVILCDDISGEWTARVAEVGKRRVDLRVEQRLREREAVPDLWLCPALLKKDRFDLVLEKATELGAARIQPVLTRRCVADKLNPDRARSIVTEAAEQCARTALPKLGEVTRLDALLRDWPKDRTLFFADEQGGEAAAGAFPEAGEPAALLIGPEGGFDDSERAAIRALPQARAITLGPRILRGETAAMAAMALWMGVAGDWAKRA
- a CDS encoding glutamate--cysteine ligase, which codes for MSTRTTSSGEEPRIQSRDQLVEPMQKGEKPKSDWRIGTEHEKLVYKTTDHRAPSYGEDGGIRDILMSMRCFGWEPVEEAGPDGKVDVIAMSGADGTISLEPAGQLELSGAAVETLHQTCAETGRHLTQVKSVGEDCKIGFLGLGMWPDKTRNDLPVMPKQRYAIMMRHMPTVGNLGLDMMLRTCTIQVNLDYSSEADMAKKFRTGLALQPLATALFANSPFTEGKPNGFLSYRSHIWTDTDPHRTGMLPFVFEDDFGYERWVDYMLDVPMYFVFRDGKYIDAAGQSFRDFLRGELPALPGELPTQSDWWDHLSTAFPEVRLKSFLEMRGADGGPWNRICALPAFWVGLLYDNAALDAAWDLVKDWSMEEREALRNAVPKQALGAPIPGGRTLRDLASEVLDIAHAGLAARARLNSMGDNETGFLGPLRRIVESGKVPAQVLLDKFHGEWGGDISRIYKESF
- a CDS encoding thioredoxin domain-containing protein, with the protein product MNASRRIALALIAAPLSLGLAACNGDAEGGEVAEGEALDPIAAPEGQQWTDLVQATDEEGYLLGNPDAPIKLIEYGSFTCGACASFVQNGVDELKEDYVNTGLVSFELRNFDRNGIDTTISSIVRCGPDEIFHPLADQVWTNFDTVMTGVQSAQLEGVENLPENQRWVAVASETGLLDFFASRGISRNQAATCLADADAVQGLSERTNTTADELGVTGTPTFFVNGNRVDGTTWDVLEPVLQRAGARSE
- the smc gene encoding chromosome segregation protein SMC; translated protein: MEFRKLRLSGFKSFVEPSELRIEPGLTGVVGPNGCGKSNLLEAIRWVMGENSPKSMRSGGMEDVIFAGTAGRPPRDFAEVVLHAKDDKGEPLDVTRRIERGAGSAYRLNGSDVRAKDISLIFADAATGAHSPALVSQGKIAQVIAAKPTERRMMLEEAAGIAGLHVRRRDAESKLRSTEKNLERLEDLMAGLDTQMASLKRQAKQAERYKKLTDDIRMAEARLLFARWRDAASAAEAARAQAKEADEKVAGAQQTAKAAQAAQHKLAARLAELRDELADRRDDASAHGHRMAALASQLEAAEQRLKDLDRQKERLEEDRFEADRMTQDAAKALKQLEAALAEGEKVLEADEAARPDLAAKVEDAERAGRAAELALAKATADHAGVEADWRVAQSEIAQAEARLERLDGEARRIAEQQEALTGESDPEREVADAQAAVVSAQDKLFSLRSELETERARKDALTEARDAAAASLSTARAELAGVEREFQALDRDRQARERQKSNKHGLPAALDRVSAEPGFERALAAALGRDAKSPLGSPDGKAEGRFWTGSATPSPVTDSLAKHLRDCPPELQARLALVHVVEADDGRTLSPGEWLVSKDGLLRRWDGFVARGEGAAEAARLERDNRLAELEKHLPDLRAASEKAEATQREAHDALAALQTDLVARERALAEAADAERQALRTLDQTEARRDRLATRREEQAAALADQAGQREAAEAELAGARAKLTELPDPETGRAALDAARARHEAARESVQAANAALAAHDQSLAVLRERVAAQRSDIKGWQARAGDAASRLAGMAARFEEIAEERAVIAAKPEGLMKEIEGGEAVRKRLGEELAKAEEAVRASESEAREAEAALSDLNEALSATREQRATLSARAENEEQRREEMARISGERFQAPPSMLPGRFDFDEDAVKNSGLESEEMDRLTASRERIGPVNLVAADELARIEQEHGSSAEEQAELAEAVSRLRGSIGNLNREGRERLRAAFEEVDGHFRELFSRLFEGGQAHLAMIDSDDPLEAGLEIYAQPPGKRLQSLSLLSGGEQALTATALIFALFLTNPAPICVLDEVDAPLDDANIERFCDLLDSMVRETRTRYLIVTHNAVTMSRMHRLFGVTMVEKGISRLVSVDLGEAEALAAE
- a CDS encoding A/G-specific adenine glycosylase, with protein sequence MSATVSDLLLDWYDSHARALPWRAPPGASPTDAYRVWLSEVMLQQTTVAAVKPYFTKFTEIWPDVQALAAAPEDEVMAAWAGLGYYSRARNLVKAARAVAEMGGFPETEAELRKLPGLGEYTAAAVAAIAFGQRAVVVDANVERVVARLFAIEQPLPGARKAIREKADAITPDKRAGDFAQAMMDLGSSICTARDAKCLLCPLASKCEGRASGDPLRLPVKAKKKAKPQRSGTAFWIERDGAVWLIKRPGKGMLAGMRALPDDGWSARKDGDGEAPVEGAWKAAGVVRHGFTHADLELGVAVYAGDSKPQGTGEWWPLDRLDDAGLPTLFAKAARLVLAAR
- a CDS encoding DUF721 domain-containing protein, yielding MERDDKPKSGKTPRAPAKDGAKGKAKPYRRPRGGPAKPVAELVPQIGRAAFRRFGFVQSSVVTRWPEIVGPHHAKVCTPESIRFPPGEKSDGIMQLVVAPAHAPLIQHVIPEIMERVNRFFGYKAVAKVKIRQGAVKPPPAGEKRAAPPSLKPIPMDLGEGLRDIGDPELRAVLESLARSVANKEEET